acaaagaaaggtgaagagaagatgGTACAGGAGAACTCCtcttgcatactctgtttttccaccaCTTTCCTCAGCCATCaagagttatatctatcctaggggtgaaatgaccattttacccctaggtcaattaatacttcctaaaggctcccaagggcatatttggtactttcctcctaactcgttaatcataattaacgctctccaattcccgctattctcaataatctcaaatgccaataattcacatcccgttaccctttatcccccggtaacgctctaatcatcaaaatcaccccgagactcaacccaagtcccgacacttaaacctgttgtgactaaaccgctaatcgatattctacgatcgtctcatgttgaatagctcgaacaaacccacatcataatgtggtctcaacacatatcatcgacatgcatataattaacattatattatcatataattctcataatcatgcataaactcATTCAAcggcataattaagcaattatggccctcccggcctactaacccAGCCATTAACcctaatagggaatccggggcattacacttatatacttttataacactttagatggcgattgacaagacttggacgacATTGAGAAATTGTGCTTGTCGAGAATATTGGAACGGTCTACAATCTTTTTTGACGATGGCGTCGGAATATAAGGATTCCTTTGGTAGAATTAGGTGTCCATGTGTTAGatgcataaataataggcttgaaaCTTTACCTATGGTGAAAGCACACGTATTCGATTGGGGTTTTCATCGAGGTTACGAGAAGTGGATATATCACGGTGAAGCGGAAGCAGATGTTGCCAATGTGGTGGACGCCAACGATGATGATGTTGATGAGATGATTCCAATGGTCGAAGACTTCCTTCTACCTACAACCGAAGAAGTTGAAAATAATCCTGCAGCGGGACAATTTTATGACGATCTGTTTGACGAGATAGAGGCTGAGTTATATCCTGGTTGTAATTGGATATCTTCTCTTAACTTTTTAGCAAAATTattgcatttgaaagttagaggcaAGATTCCCAATAAAATCTTCGATGAATTATTGAAATTACTAAAGCTTGCATTTCCGAAGGgaaataaaattccatcaaccTACTACGAGGCTAAAAAAAGATTACAGAAATTAGGGTTAGGGTACGAGTCAATTCATGTATGTGAACAtgattgttgtttgttttacAAAGAGCATTCAACTAAAGAGACTTGTCCAATttgcggaagtagtagatggatttcTCCTGAAAAAACTGATGGAAAAAAGGTACcacataaggtgatgcgttactttccattaACTCCTCGATTAAAAAGACTGTACAGTTCAAGACTTACAGCGAAGCAAATGTTATGGCACTATActgggaaatcaaaagatgatGGGATAATGAGACACCCAGTGGATGGGTTAGCGTGGAAGGATTTCGATGCCAAACATCCTGATTTTTCTAGTGAACCTCGGAATGTTCGTTTAGGTTTAGctgcagatggtttcaatccgttTGGCAACATGAGTCAAGCATATagtatgtggcctgtggtgttggctaACTACAATCTTCCACCTTGGATGTGTATGAAAGATAATAATTTCATATTATCCATTCTTATTCCTGGACCAAAATCACCGGGAAAGGACATGGATATATTcttgagaccattggtggatgagttaaagGAGTTGTGGGTTAATGGTGTCGATACAAGAGATAGTATAACCAACACTATGTTCAAGTTGTGTGCAGCCTTATTGTGGACAGTTAACGATTTTCCTGCTCATAGCTATttatctggatggagtggtcagggatacaaagcttgtccgatgtgtaatgaagacacaacttctgttcgagtgatcggtaagacatcctacattggtcacagaagattTCTTCCAAGTAACCATCGAATGAAAAGAGACACTCAGTTTGACGGACAAATCGAGAGAAGACGTCCACCAAGACGTTTTACTTGTGAGGAAATATTAGAACAAGTAAACAAACTTGTACCACAAGTTCCTGGAAAACACGAGATGTTTGGAGGTGTCAAACGTAGGCGTATTGCAGAAGATCAAAATTGGAggaagaaaagcatattttatgaGCTTGATTATTGGTCTTCGAACACTTTAAAACACaacattgatgtcatgcatgtggagaagaatgtgtgtgatagtttgttaggCACAATTTTGGATAATGATAAAtccaaggacaccactaatgcaagacatgatttgaaaaagttTGGAGTAAGGGAATCGTTGTGGATATATGAAGATGACAGCGGAAAGTTAATGAAGCCTCATGCCCCTTATGTTCTCACATCTGATCAAAGAATGCAGTTTTGTAAATTTATTCGAGATGTGAAATTTCCAGATAATTTTTGTTCCAATTTAAAGAAGAAAGTAAATGCTGATTTAACAAATATCAGCGGTTTAAAGTCCCACGACAGTCATgtaataatgcaacgattactatcagtgggtgttcgcaagtttctttcAAAGAGTATATCGACTACCATTTCTGAGCTATGTAACTTTTTCAGGTAAATTTGTGCAAGAACTATAAAGGTTAgcgatatggaggaagcacaaaaaagATCTTATTCTAATATTATGTAAAATGGAACTCATatttcctccagccttttttgatataatggtgcatttgattttacatttgcctgaagaagcaattctgggtggaccggtatttatgcgttggatgtatccttttgaaagatacatgaaaaaattaaagaattatgttGGAAATAAAGCTCGTCCTAAAGGGTCGATAGCCGAGGgttatgttgcagatgaggctttgacattttgttcgatgtatttcaaaggtgttgaaacaagatttaatcgTCTTGATCGCAATGAAGATGAGGTGACACCAAGAAATCTTTTTGTATTTCAATCGCAATGTCGACCTATAACAAAAGAAACTCTAAAGCCTCTTGATCGTGCGACTTGTGAACAAGCAGAGTGGTACATATACAGCAATTCACCTGAAATTCAGAAATATTTGGAGTAAGTTTCTTCCCAAAAGTTGCTTTTATTTCATTGAAAATGCTTTCAACTGATTCAAAATTTTTGTTCTTATTTATAGTGAACACTTAGAagaaatcaaacacaaatatcaGGATGGAGATCATAACattttacataagaaatattttcAGCGATGGTTTCACAAGAAGGTGAAAAAAAAACCTACCCTATATTCTTTCATCCTTTTAAGTATTGTTTTCAAttctataataattttatttattcttttagaTATACGACTTACAAAAGCTCGGATCGTTAGATAATGGTGAcgagttgctagctttagcatctggatcAGATCATTTAGGAGCTTATTACGAAGGTTGTATAGtgaatggtgttcgatttatgtCAACCAAACGAGATTTAAAGAGGAGCACTCAAAACAGTGGAGTATTTGTTGCTGGAACAGAAGATTTTAACTATTATGGAATACTTGAAGAAGTATTAAAGTTAACATTTACTGGCTCATATTCGGTGACATTGTTCAAGTGTAAGTGGTTTAATACAGATCcaagaaggaaaaaaataattatagagAATAATATTACTAGTATAAACACTAGCGGGGAATGGTACAAGGATGACCCATATATACTTGCAAATCAAGCGAAGCAAGTATTttatctcgatgatttacttagaggaAATCAGTGGAAAGTTGTTGAGGGTATAAACCATCGACAAATTTGGGACGTCGAGAACTGTGAAGCTAATTCAGACGTTGATGTGGTACATGATATTAGCTCATCAAGGGGAATGGTACAAGGATGACCCATATATACTTGCAAATCAAGCGAAGCAAGTATTttatctcgatgatttacttagaggaAATCAGTGGAAAGTTGTTGAGGGTGTAAACCATCGACAAATTTGGGACGTCGAGAACTGTGAAGCTAATTCAGACGTTGATGTGGTACATGATATtagctcatcaaattttgtgttgactgtgaaTCTCGGCGAGTTGGTTATGCCACCTACTCAAAATTCGATTGACATTAGTACAGTACAAAATTTAAATGTTAGCCAAGAGGATCACGAGTTAGGCGATGAAGAAGCAGATGAAGAATTAGATGAAGAAGAtgatttattaattgatttttctGAAGATGATGTTAATGCTAATTTAGTTAATGAtgaaagtgatagtgattattagttttatgtaatgattacctttgtaacaaacacaaaaatttgaatttgatttgtattttccaatttatgttgatattgattttgtttaatgttatttcattacttaattaaatttgatggtattaaatcttaaatttgatttctattcttattaTTAAATCTTAAATATTTATGAATACAAGAGAAATGTCAACTGATATAGTATCATATCAcggtggagatggtggtggtcaagACCCCACAGATCCTAGGAGGATACCCTCaacttgcgagtcaggttaatatctaaattttagtTATGTGATATATTTTAATCGTAATCTGTTTAAATGTTTAAGAtttactaatatttttatttttatgtattaaacaaattaatagatCGTCCTGCAAGAAGGAGGGGACGTGGCCCTGCCAGTAATATTAATATTGAAAAACGAAGGCGGGATGCTGGCAAACCACTTGAATTGCAACTTGATCCGGCGACAGACAAAGTGGTTGGTACTGAGCACCAAGCTTTTGTTCGTCAATTGAGTACTGAAGTTACATTACTATTGTCGGGACATTATTTAGATTTTAAAGATGTTCCTCAGCAATATAAGGACCAGGTCGTTCAAAAGatgaaggtaaaaaaaaaaaatctaatttttttatattatacattttagtctataaaaatttaaactaacaatttttttttagtattactataatatcgaTGGGCATACAGAACCTGAAAGAGTTATGGGAACTCTGTATACGGAGATGCGCAAAAGATATACAGAGAGAAAGAATATTAGGCATACTCATTTCCAAAAATATTATTCTGGAAATCCGAATGATTTGGATAGTGCTCTCAATGCTATTCCTGACTTGTGCTTGAAGGAGAGCTGGAAAGAAATCATCGATTTGTTTCTGAGCCCAAAGTTTATAGCGCGATCCACGCAGAACAAGAAAAATAGAAAGGAAATGAAGTATTTGTCGACGCAATGCTCTAAATCAATGGCAGCGATCCGTAACGAATATGTAAGTAAAATACTTAACtttatttgatattattatattattaattaaactaacacTATTATTTTGTAGGATGAACCTGATGAGCATGCTATTGATGCTTGGAGAGATACTCATAAAAAAATCTACGAAGACTTGGGTTAGTGAAACTTGCAAAGAACTACATGTAAGTtaaagttttttctttctttattgatcttaaattaTAGTAATATTGGTTTTTTAACATTTTCTTTTGGCAGGAACAAATGACCCAAGAGATGGAGAGGCAAAATATTCAAAGTATTCAGTCAGGTTCGGAATCTGCTTCTAGTGAAGGTTCTACTGCTAAATCAATACAGTATCAGGTTATGGATAAAGTTCTTGGCTCGAGGTCTGATTATCAAATAGGAGTGGGATACAGGCCTAGAGGCAAAGGGAAGAAATCAGCATCTAGCTCCACAAGTCGAAGTTCAAGCCAAACTCAGTCACAAGTTCCTACTAATGTGACTCCAGAGATGATGGGAGTTTTGGCTGAGATGTGGGTTAAGATGCGTGATAAGGTCGAGTCAGGAAATTTTCAGACTGATTCTTCCCTCCATGACCCACGCTATGAAAGTTTATTGCAGCAGTTCTTACCTTCTCAACAACAAGGTAGTAAATCTAATCAAAGCCCGGGGACGTCGTCGATGCCACGACAACCACAACAAAATTCTCCAAACATATCTGGTGGTTCCTCTCAGTCGccactttttaattatatgttcAGACTTTCTTCCCAGTTTCCTCAGACACAACCTATGGGAAGTCAGGTTGGAGGAttaccgcagcagcagcaacaacaacctaTGTATGGTCAATTTGGGCCGTTTATGCAACAACAGCTGGTATATCCTCATTATGGAGGATCGACACAGCAGCCCGTTTATAATCAGCAGTACTACACTTCTCCGAATCAACAACAGCAGCAGTCTCCTTTGATTCGCCCACAGCCTCGGCCATATTATCCTTCGCCGCCAGTACCACAGTCTCATGAAGGTTTGAGTCGAAGCACGAATATTGAAGATTTTTTAAATGAATCTTTTGATGAAgacaataataattagtttaggttttattatttattattaaatttaagtgtatgtttttttattttgaaaagacaattttagtattttaaagttgtatttttaatttggatattaatttaaataatattaattttatttctaaattttattaatgtttttttaattataagtttagttatttaatattaattataaaaattaattatttttttaaatatgttttacAATTACCGGCAGAAACCGCCGGTAATAATGTGTCAGACGTGAATTCTAACCAAATTATTGCAGGCTAGTTCTGCCGGCAATAATGACCTTTACCGACCGGTTTTTACCGGCGGATTTTTGCCGGCGGAGACCGCCGGTAAAAGTATTACCGGCGGCTTTCCCCACTATTGCCGGTGGGTTTCTCCGCCGGTAATAACTGTTTTTCCTGTAGTGaattcattggaagaagccttataatatgcactatataaaaagaaaaattacaaaagttattaaaatgtagtaacatgtaatagttgttgtgtattaagaaatatttaaaaaattttaaaacttacctcataaCTTTAGGCTtgttattaggttctagtcttttaaaattaaaataaaaataaaaatcggtagagtttcctctgttttcaTAGCATAccataatttcataattacctataaaatcaatGCAAACAAACATAATagtcaagcatagatgaatccatcattattaggttctagtcttataacattttaaaaaaattcgttagagtttcctctgtttctataccataccataatttcataattaactataaaatcaatacaaacagacacaataatcaagcatagatgaatccatcattattaggttctagtcttataaaatttttaaaaaattcgacagagtattctttgtttctataacataccataatttcataattacctgttgacgcggttcttcgacatcaggtaattaagaaaataagaggaatggattagtgcttaacgatgaaccaaaatagatgaataatCTTTGTAattggactggtgacacaattacgttttttaggtggttcaaaggttaaaatccttctactccaccagccaatattattgctatatgcttggtattcttttatagggtatttccttacacaatagaatccaaccctttgcaactcccaggttctccatatttataggagagggcacctgggagttggtaagaaggtcatcccgtgaccttcttacctgtcatgtcacttctgtgacattcaagATTAATTCATAAAACCTGACatatgaagtgtggtctaatcaataggtaagggggataatgggtcgcacgacccaacccagtcgtgggcgcctgaatacgcacgttcatgctgcatgtccgagaagtcagggatatatcagacacgttctgatatatgcacatttaccttgcgtggttgactttataaaaggtcacagcctccaactctagctcgtaccacgagctggatgcttccctcgacctgtggccttcagagtccagactcagtccttgagTAGTCTTGGTGAACCTTTTGGatacccgagctaacgaggtaggacctgacgacagcagctccggttacgggggatccacgtggctgagatataattaggccatatctcagttCGCTAATAGCTCGTTAGAAAATCAGGGCGCACA
The genomic region above belongs to Humulus lupulus chromosome 1, drHumLupu1.1, whole genome shotgun sequence and contains:
- the LOC133783534 gene encoding uncharacterized protein LOC133783534 translates to MASEYKDSFGRIRCPCVRCINNRLETLPMVKAHVFDWGFHRGYEKWIYHGEAEADVANVVDANDDDVDEMIPMVEDFLLPTTEEVENNPAAGQFYDDLFDEIEAELYPGCNWISSLNFLAKLLHLKVRGKIPNKIFDELLKLLKLAFPKGNKIPSTYYEAKKRLQKLGLGYESIHVCEHDCCLFYKEHSTKETCPICGSSRWISPEKTDGKKVPHKVMRYFPLTPRLKRLYSSRLTAKQMLWHYTGKSKDDGIMRHPVDGLAWKDFDAKHPDFSSEPRNVRLGLAADGFNPFGNMSQAYSMWPVVLANYNLPPWMCMKDNNFILSILIPGPKSPGKDMDIFLRPLVDELKELWVNGVDTRDSITNTMFKRFLPSNHRMKRDTQFDGQIERRRPPRRFTCEEILEQVNKLVPQVPGKHEMFGGVKRRRIAEDQNWRKKSIFYELDYWSSNTLKHNIDVMHVEKNVCDSLLGTILDNDKSKDTTNARHDLKKFGVRESLWIYEDDSGKLMKPHAPYVLTSDQRMQFCKFIRDVKFPDNFCSNLKKKVNADLTNISGLKSHDSHVNLCKNYKGVETRFNRLDRNEDEVTPRNLFVFQSQCRPITKETLKPLDRATCEQAEWYIYSNSPEIQKYLDEHLEEIKHKYQDGDHNILHKKYFQRWFHKKIYDLQKLGSLDNGDELLALASGSDHLGAYYEGCIVNGVRFMSTKRDLKRSTQNSGVFVAGTEDFNYYGILEEVLKLTFTGSYSVTLFKSHQGEWYKDDPYILANQAKQVFYLDDLLRGNQWKVVEGVNHRQIWDVENCEANSDVDVVHDISSSNFVLTVNLGELVMPPTQNSIDISTVQNLNVSQEDHELGDEEADEELDEEDDLLIDFSEDDVNANLVNDESDSDY